ACTAATTGCTGCATAGGACAAAGCTAAGTGTCCTGGTCTGGAGCTACCCACTGCTGGTTGTCAGCATTGCTGCCCTGCAGATGCAGCTGGGCACATGAGCTCCTGCCCGAGTACAACCCACCCCTGCCTTTCCAGCTAGGCTGAGATTCAGTGAGCAACAGCTCTGCAATCTATCCCTGAAACGATCCCGTATCCCCAGAGAAGAGCTTTGGGGCACTCGCGGAATGGCTGTAAGGATGGAGAAGTGGGGAAGGGAGCCGGGGAGCAGCTGGGCCAGCGCAGACCCAGCCAGGCCTCCAGGTGGCCACGAAACCAGCAATGCAGAGATGCTGCGGGGCACACTTGCAGCCAGCCCTCTGAGTCAGCTGGGGTTGTTCGTCCAAAAATTAAGCCAGAGGGTGCTGCCCTCTTTTGGGCTCAGCGTGACTGGCAGAGATTCAGGGAAATTTGCAGAGGACCCAAACCAGCACTTTCGGGGGCTCGAAACCCCCCATAGGGGTTCTTAGATGTGGTGACTTCCCATACCTGTCTCATCGGACATTCCAGAAACTTTTTGCGTtgagagccaggctgctgcGCCTGGAGGTGGCCTCTGAGCACAACCTGGGAAGGAAAGAGCAGGGCCAAGCTCAGGAGTGTTCCCTGAAGGACACGGAGATGCTTGCTGGGATCAAGTGCCAGAAGTTGAAGTCTAGGGTCTGGGAAAGTCTCTTGTGCCTGGAGAGGACCACAGGGTCCGTACCACCTGCTACCATTTCATCTTAGTTAATGATTTTCATAAATTAATTCTTTTCGTAGTAAATTAAGCTAGCAGTCGGTCTAATTAAGCGAGCCGCAGCAGGGTCCTGTGCTTCTTCAGCAGAGAGTAGTCGGGACTGGGCGCTGCCAAGGCCCAGGGTGACGCTGCCACATCCCAGCACCGTTTGCAGCCCGGGGAGGGCTGCCTGCCCCGGCACCcagccagcaggctggggagggcttcCTGCCTCCCCCGCACCAAGCCCAGGGAAGGGCTGCCTGTCTCAGCACCCAGCCCGCTGCCTGCTCTACCAGGGTGCCGGGCTCCAGCCTGCGCCGagctcctccctgcctgcacttcctcctgcctctggcaCCTCCCCGCAGTGCTGGACATAGCTCCGTGGGCTGCCCATCGTGCGAGAGGCTCCGGGACTGCTGCCCTACCAGGGGATACCCCTGCCGGCACCGAGCAGCCCTGGCGCACTGGTGCCACCTCTTCTGCCCGGGTGACGGGCAGCAACAGtgagccccaggtctcccagaTTTCCCCCGGACCTCTGCCTCTGGCGACCAGGAGCACACGGAAGGCTGCTTCACTCACGTCCTTGGCATGCGGACGCCAACAGCGATGATCGTGGGGCTGGTGCTCTGCCCCTGCGGGCTCCTGCTGACACTCACAGGCACACTGGCACCCAACTGGAGGCAGGTGAGCCTCATACCTAACCAGCCTATTGACCTCGTCTGGGAACAGGGCATCTGGGACATGTGCAGTGAGCGGCAGAGCAGCCATGACCGCCTCTGCGGGCAGGCTGATGAGCTGGGCTACTTTGAAAAGGTGCCCGTGCGGGCAGCCCAAGGGCTGATGCCCACCTCGCTGGTGCTCACTCTCTTAGGCTTGGTGGTGGCTGCCCTGGGGGTTCGATGCTGGCAAAAGGAGCCACGGCATGTACTGGCTGGTGTGGCAGGTCTTGTGCTGCTCCTCTCAGGGCTGCTGAGCCTCATACCTCCCTCCTGGTACACCCATGAGCTGTGGGCACTGCCTGCACCAGCGGATAGCACGCTGGTTGTAGGCTACAGCGTGGTGCTGAGCTACTTGGGAAGCTGCCTGGAGATCCTAGGGGGGCTGGCACTCGCCTTCAGCTTCCATCACTGCTGCAAGGAGCACAGGACCCCTAAACTGCCCCCCACGCCTGTGCCAGAGGCTGGGCCATCCTCCACCATTGGGGCTTACCACAATCcctgggatgtgctggaggaTGAGCGATACGAACGGCACTGGAAGAGCACCCTACCTTGTGACTCTGACTTGTAGCCCCAGCACAGAGACTGCAGTGGGCACTGGTGAGCCTGCCAGCCTGGCGGTAAGAGCAGCACTGGCTCCTGCCCATGCTTGGGGTACCTCAAAGCAGATTGTAAACAAGATTGAGGATCTGGCTTGAATCCCTGCAACCTCCTCAAAAGCCTGACGCACTCCAGGTTCCAAAACTGTGCCAAAGCTGCTGGGTTGGGGACCAGCCCTAGCACCGGTCTCTCCAATGCAGCTTTAGCTTATCCTCCTGCACCAAGCATCAGCTTTGGGCAACAGCAGCTCCAATGGTCCCGCATGAGGAAAGTACAGGTCAGTCCCATGTAGCCTTCAGGACTCAGAATAGGGGAGGGGTACACCTTCCACACCTCTGCTCCACTCAGGGCTATACAAATAGCAAAAGAAGAGGAACAGGTCTATGCTGTGGAACGGTTATGGGCTTCaggccaggcaggctgggctgagAGCCAGTGGCCAGCTCTCCTGTACTTTGCCTGAAGCAGACAGGAAAGGTCTGTGAAAGCGGAGAGGTAGCTTTTGTAGCACCTTCCTCATGGACTTTCCCCCTGTGGTCAAAATCAGCTCtgaaagaggtttctccttccTTGAGCACAGCAATTTCAGgggattaaaaaacaaaacagagatcATTGAAGGAAAAATAGCATACATTTGCCTTTTCCTCATTAAATTGGTGCGAGGCAGTAAAACTGGTCTTGCTGGTTTGTAAGGGACACACAGGAGGTCAAAACTGCACTATAAAaccctgctcagcaccttgcATAACAGGGCAAGAGCTGAGGCAGCTTCCTTGTAGAGCTGTTGAGCCAGACTCCTACTGCAGGTGAGTCCAAAGCACCCTGGTCAGCAAGCTACACCTCGCTGTAGAGGAACAGTGGATGGAGATGCCCTAAATGTGGTTAAGGGGTGGTACAGGATGCACTCTGCAGCTATTGCAGAGACTCCAATAGTGTTGGAGCTAGAGACTTCCTGAAACATCTTCCAAAGCATTTTGCTCTGGACTCCAAGTTCCCTAGAGCTTCAAGATCTAGGAAGAGCCTCCACTCCCGGCTCACACACAGACCACAACAGTACCAAGGATGCCGCACAACATTCTTTTATGAAACTACAGTGTTGGGGTGAGATGGTCCTTTCCTCAGtggggctggcagctcctgcagagatcACAAACAGCTGCATCAGGGATGAGTCTGAGCCAGCCTCCATGGGTCAATCCCACACCTTGGCACAGGGGTTTCAGCCACAGGTTGAGCAGGACAGACCCTGTGCTAGCCAGACTCCAGCCATCCCCAGGTCTTGCCCCTTTCCCCCAAGAGGAGGGCAAAGCTTGCCCAGGAGTGGACACCATACCAGTACTGAGCCTGGGGAGGAATTTGCATATGGGAAGGGCCTTAAGGCACCCCAGGATGGCAGAGGGGTCCCATTCCAGGGCCCACTCCAAATGCTGCTCACCTCTTTCCCATCGTAAGCTTCATTCACAAACGTATCACTCTTGGGGGGAAgctcttcatcatcttcatcttcttcttcgGGGTCACTTTCACGGTGGTACAACGTCAGCACCCGGGTGGAAGCAGTGCTTGAAGtcctgggaagaaaaaaggtaCACCAGGGATGACATGGCCATCTCCTAGAGATGGGGCAGATCCTAAGGTCCTGCGACAACCCCTGGTCAACAGCCTGTGAGGGTGATCAGAGTTTGCACACAGCTCAGGAGAccctctccctctccagctgtatGTGGCCCAGCCCCGTAAGTCACCTTTTTCGCTTGTCTCGCTTCCGCATGTAGGCCAgggcccccacagcagcagcagcgagcagcaggagcacaacCGCCCCCAGGGCGATCGGTCCTGCAACCggctgcacctctgcctcctCGCAGTAGTCACCACGATAGCCCAGGGCGCAGTGGCATGTCACTCGCCCAGCCTCGATGGCGCAGTCCCCACGCAGGTTACACGTCTCACTGCTGCACGGCACggctcccagcacctcctcGGTGCTGGGAGTTACCAGGAAGGGCTCTCGGTGCTCCTGGGAGCCAGGGGCTGCAGATAGGCTGGGGATGGGCTGCCAAGGCTTGGATGCAGCTGTGGGTGAGCCTGGTTTCTGTTCCTCCACATGAGACATTCCTGATGGTGCCACCGTGGGGAGCTGTGTTCCCACCTCCACAGAGGAGCCTGGAGAGATGGGTGTAGGTAAGTAGAGACTCAAGTGAAATCCCCCATCCCAAACTGGAGGAGACTGGGCCAGAGCCCCCagtctcctccctgccccagtgcccagccaggGCCTCTGCACACCCAGCTGTGCACAAGCACTCACACTCAGACTCATCAGAGCCATCAGTGCAGTCAGGGTGCCCATcgcagacctgctctccagaaatgcagctctggaGGTCAGGACAGGCttgcaggggggctgggcagggcactGCCAGTGTACATGCCACCCCACGCACGAGGTGGTAGCCAGGGGAGCAGCGGCACAGTCGCCCTGCAGGGTTGGGCAGACAGAGTTGAGCACAGCCCCCATTGCTCTTTGCACAGCTGTTGGTGCCTGCCAAAAGAACACAGGTTAGTATGGCcaccccagggcacagctgcacCCTCTAGATGCCCTGGGCTGGGACAGCCTCAGACCCACCTTCCTGTGAGAACTGGCTGTAAATTCTCATGGCTACTAAGTCCTCCTCCACAGGGAACCACCAGCTCTCACCTCGCTCCAGCCGGCTGTACCAGACCTTGCTGGAGCCTGGAAGCACATGGGGTCAGCATTGCTCCACCTCCTTCTGCAAGGGTGCCTGGGACAGGAGGTGGACTCCCCCAGCGGGTGCTTCAGCCCGGGAAAGGGGAGCTCATACCCCATAGGGACTAGAAGAGACCCCAGTGGCCTAGTACAGTAGGAGATGCTGGACAGAGCACCACAAACAGGCTACAAACAGGCTCACCGTTGGTTGAGGCTGTACTCCAGAGCAGAAAGCCTTCACCAATGGCAAAGAGCAAGAGTCCATGCAGCCCTTCCCGCACCACCCTGAAGTGGGATCCATCCAGTTCAATGCTGCTGATGGTGCCTTTCCCTGCAGGGCACAGATGCAGGGACTTCAGATGTAGGGGCACAGAGGGCTCTGCACTATCCCTCGAGACCATGCCAGGCTGTGGACCAAGTgcctgcaccactgctgctccccaaCAGTGCCTCATCTCACACTCACCCCGGTCTGCCCAGTAGAGCCGGGTGCCAGCAGACCCGAAGGCAAGGCCAACAGGAGCCCGGGCTCTCTTCCAGACTGCTCTGCGGCCAGTGCCATCCATGGCTGCGCACTCCACTGTGGTACCAGGCCCATGGCTGCTGGACGCTGTGACAAAGCACATAGTGGAGGCACGAGGGCACAGTGCCAGCCAGGCAGCACCCTTCAGCCCCTTGTTGAGCAGCTCCAGGGTCCACCGCCCCCCAGGAGCTGCCACATGGATGCTTGGTGGCTGCCCCCCAATCCAGTACAGGTTCCCACTCAGCCAGTCCAGGGCCAGGGACGTCACCGCACCCTCCACAGCCACCAGCTTTTTCCAGGACAGCCGGCCCCAGTCCTTCAGGCGCAGCAGCCTGATGGAGTCAttccccagctctgcaaagTACAGGCTCTTGTCTTTCACTGCATAGTCAATGGCTGTCAAGTGGCCCACCTTGGCCAAGGGCAAGGCTCGGTGTGGAGGAAGGCCTTGAGATACAGATGTTGTGGGCAAGTCCTTCAGGTAGACCTGAaggaagaaggcagcagcaggatgggaaaCCCGCTCCCCTGACAGCAGTGAGGACAGCAGAACCCAGGGCCAGCTGTGGAGGACAGTACCTGCgccacagctgctggggacaccagaaggGCAAAGGCTGAATCGCGGAGGGGCAGGCAGGTGGTCTCATCGTCGGCCAGCGTTAGTCCGGCAGGACACCGGCACTGCCCAGAGTGTCTGGCACTCAGCAGACACAGGTGGGAGCAGCCACGTGCAGCACAAGGGTTAGGAACTACAGGGCGCAGGGCTGGGTGCATCACCTGTGGGAAGGTCAGGCTTAgcctcacccccaccccacacacctccccagcacccagctgagcGCAGCTGACACCCTGCCATGCTCCTGAGGCCT
The DNA window shown above is from Indicator indicator isolate 239-I01 chromosome 8, UM_Iind_1.1, whole genome shotgun sequence and carries:
- the CLDN23 gene encoding claudin-23 yields the protein MRTPTAMIVGLVLCPCGLLLTLTGTLAPNWRQVSLIPNQPIDLVWEQGIWDMCSERQSSHDRLCGQADELGYFEKVPVRAAQGLMPTSLVLTLLGLVVAALGVRCWQKEPRHVLAGVAGLVLLLSGLLSLIPPSWYTHELWALPAPADSTLVVGYSVVLSYLGSCLEILGGLALAFSFHHCCKEHRTPKLPPTPVPEAGPSSTIGAYHNPWDVLEDERYERHWKSTLPCDSDL